The following coding sequences are from one Streptomyces angustmyceticus window:
- a CDS encoding DUF1206 domain-containing protein, translating to MPSTTALPHIGRRTARRAARSPAVRAAARGGFAARGVIYLLVGVLALRIAFGDSGEQADRGGALAEIAARPFGSVLIWALGLGLAGMALWRLSEAAFGAAGPEGHKTGTRLLSLARCVFYGVVSFSVLSFAAGEKGSGSGASDQQSRDATATALDLPGGPWLVGAAGAGIAVAGIWIAVRAARRSFHKHLDRSGMSRPVRRGVDVLGVAGGAARGGVFAVAGTFVVKAAVSYDPDRAKGMDDTLRSLADTSFGPWLLAAIAAGLALFGLFSFAMARWRNI from the coding sequence ATGCCATCGACTACCGCGCTACCGCACATCGGACGACGCACCGCCCGGCGCGCCGCGCGCAGCCCGGCGGTCCGGGCCGCGGCGCGCGGTGGTTTCGCGGCCCGGGGCGTGATCTACCTGCTGGTGGGGGTGCTGGCACTGCGGATCGCGTTCGGCGACAGCGGCGAGCAGGCCGACCGGGGCGGAGCGCTGGCCGAGATCGCCGCCCGGCCGTTCGGCAGCGTGCTGATATGGGCGCTCGGCCTGGGGCTGGCGGGGATGGCGCTGTGGCGGCTGTCCGAGGCGGCCTTCGGCGCGGCCGGACCCGAGGGCCACAAGACCGGGACGCGGCTGCTCTCGCTCGCGCGCTGCGTCTTCTACGGCGTGGTGTCGTTCTCCGTGCTGTCCTTCGCGGCAGGGGAGAAGGGCAGCGGCAGCGGCGCGAGCGACCAGCAGTCCCGGGACGCCACGGCCACGGCGCTGGACCTGCCCGGCGGCCCGTGGCTGGTGGGCGCGGCGGGAGCGGGCATCGCCGTGGCCGGCATCTGGATCGCGGTGCGGGCCGCGCGGCGCTCGTTCCACAAACACCTCGACCGGAGCGGGATGTCGCGGCCCGTCAGGCGCGGGGTCGATGTCCTCGGCGTAGCGGGCGGTGCCGCCCGTGGCGGGGTGTTCGCGGTGGCCGGCACCTTCGTCGTCAAGGCCGCGGTGAGCTACGACCCCGACCGCGCCAAAGGCATGGACGACACGCTCCGCTCCCTCGCCGACACCTCGTTCGGCCCCTGGCTGCTGGCCGCGATCGCCGCGGGACTCGCGCTGTTCGGCCTCTTCTCGTTCGCCATGGCCCGCTGGCGGAACATCTGA
- the hglS gene encoding 2-oxoadipate dioxygenase/decarboxylase — MISQWHLRAAFAQRLSDMYGREVPAYTTLVDVSREVNEDVLRARGADAERLGSIGRVTAERHGAIRVGTPEELRQVARVFGALGLRPVGFYDLREAAASAVPVVSTAFRPVDGEELARNPFRVFTSLLTPADPRFFDPDLRARLENFLDGRELFPPELLDLADRAEGAGELSEADAERFLHLAVRAFELSPEPVDQAWYRTLERVSAVAADIGGVRSTHINHLTPRVLDIDELYRRMTERGIEMIDTIQGPPRWKGPDVLLRQTSFRALAEPRALRTPDGSVISGALRVRFGEVEARGIALSRTGRARYDRLLARVDEAAAGLPRPDRDRLARDLWAQEIPDSEQGLAAQCLAHFTYHVAPDRPRDGSRPPAGLGDLLEQGWIRAEPLVYEDFLPRSAAGIFQSNLSEEGSRNNDRQGAAYDSAWLSGVLGRDVLDPFDLYEEQQNRSLAQVTRELGLDGTPV; from the coding sequence ATGATCAGCCAGTGGCACCTGCGCGCCGCGTTCGCCCAGCGGCTCTCGGACATGTACGGGCGGGAGGTGCCCGCCTACACCACGCTCGTGGACGTCTCCCGCGAGGTCAACGAGGACGTGCTGCGGGCCCGCGGCGCCGACGCCGAGCGCCTGGGCTCCATCGGCCGGGTCACCGCGGAGCGGCACGGCGCCATCCGCGTCGGCACACCGGAGGAACTCCGCCAGGTCGCCCGCGTCTTCGGCGCCCTGGGCCTGCGTCCGGTCGGCTTCTACGACCTGCGGGAGGCCGCCGCCAGCGCGGTCCCCGTCGTGTCGACCGCGTTCCGACCCGTCGACGGCGAGGAGCTGGCCCGCAACCCCTTCCGCGTCTTCACCTCCCTGCTCACCCCCGCCGACCCCCGGTTCTTCGACCCCGACCTGCGGGCCCGCCTGGAGAACTTCCTCGACGGGCGCGAGCTGTTCCCCCCGGAACTGCTGGACCTCGCCGACCGCGCGGAGGGCGCCGGGGAACTCTCCGAGGCGGACGCCGAACGGTTCCTGCACCTCGCCGTGCGGGCCTTCGAACTGTCCCCCGAGCCCGTCGACCAGGCGTGGTACCGCACGCTGGAGCGGGTCTCCGCCGTCGCCGCCGACATCGGCGGCGTCCGCAGCACCCACATCAACCACCTCACCCCGCGCGTCCTGGACATCGACGAGCTGTACCGGCGGATGACCGAGCGCGGCATCGAGATGATCGACACCATTCAGGGGCCGCCCCGCTGGAAGGGCCCCGACGTCCTGCTGCGCCAGACCTCCTTCCGCGCGCTCGCCGAGCCCCGCGCGCTGCGCACCCCGGACGGCAGCGTGATCAGCGGGGCGCTGCGGGTGCGCTTCGGCGAGGTCGAGGCCCGCGGTATCGCCCTCAGCCGCACCGGCCGGGCCCGCTACGACCGGCTGCTCGCCCGCGTCGACGAGGCGGCCGCCGGGCTGCCCCGGCCCGACCGGGACCGGCTCGCCCGCGACCTGTGGGCACAGGAGATCCCCGACAGCGAGCAGGGGCTCGCCGCACAGTGCCTGGCGCACTTCACCTACCACGTCGCGCCCGACCGGCCGCGCGACGGAAGCCGGCCGCCCGCCGGCCTCGGCGACCTGCTGGAACAGGGCTGGATCCGGGCCGAACCCCTCGTCTACGAGGACTTCCTGCCCCGCTCGGCCGCCGGCATCTTCCAGTCCAACCTCAGCGAGGAGGGCTCCCGGAACAACGACCGGCAGGGGGCCGCCTACGACAGCGCCTGGCTCTCCGGCGTCCTCGGCCGCGACGTCCTCGACCCCTTCGACCTCTACGAGGAGCAGCAGAACCGCTCCCTGGCACAGGTCACCCGCGAACTCGGCCTCGACGGCACACCCGTCTGA
- a CDS encoding amino acid permease, with the protein MVRTLGLTQLTMIGIGAIIGAGIFSLAAAVARDVAGPAVLLSFLVAGAASLCAAFAYAEFAGMVPKAGSSYTYCAAVLGEIVGWIVGWDLLLEYTAIVAVVAIGMSGYLGFLLEAVGIHLPAWALGAPGTGAGHRVDLLAVAICLAVAWLLTRGTRTSARVETVLTVVKIAIVLLVIVVGFTKVRTGNLHPFAPFGFGGAFTGAATVFFAVFGYDALSTAAEESVEARRKLPKAMMLSLAVSMVLYVLVCVVLTGMQRYSELNPNSGISSAFRSVGLSGLANVIAVGAVIGIVTVTFSFMMGAARLWYALSRDGLMPAWFGAIHPRRKVPHRATWLIGIVSAVLAGLLPINAVAELTNIGVLLAFVVVSASVLVLRYRKPHLQRGFRCPGMPVVPVLGMAFSVWLMSFLQWETWVRLGGWLVVGLALYAGYGYRRTRTVMPGGSVDLDDLDRMSESDDPAPAPTP; encoded by the coding sequence ATGGTGCGCACGCTCGGCCTCACCCAGCTCACGATGATCGGCATCGGCGCCATCATCGGGGCCGGCATCTTCAGCCTCGCCGCGGCCGTCGCCCGCGATGTCGCGGGGCCCGCCGTGCTCCTCTCGTTCCTGGTGGCGGGAGCCGCCTCGCTCTGTGCGGCCTTCGCCTATGCCGAGTTCGCCGGCATGGTGCCGAAGGCGGGCTCGTCCTACACCTACTGCGCCGCGGTCCTCGGGGAGATCGTGGGCTGGATCGTCGGCTGGGACCTGCTCCTGGAGTACACCGCCATCGTCGCCGTCGTGGCGATCGGCATGTCGGGCTATCTGGGCTTCCTGCTGGAGGCCGTCGGCATCCACCTGCCGGCCTGGGCCCTGGGCGCCCCGGGCACCGGCGCCGGCCACCGGGTCGATCTGCTCGCGGTGGCGATCTGTCTCGCCGTGGCCTGGCTGCTGACCCGGGGCACCCGCACCTCGGCCCGGGTGGAGACCGTGCTGACCGTCGTCAAGATCGCCATCGTGCTGCTGGTGATCGTGGTGGGCTTCACCAAGGTCAGGACCGGCAATCTGCATCCCTTCGCGCCGTTCGGCTTCGGCGGGGCGTTCACCGGCGCGGCCACGGTCTTCTTCGCCGTCTTCGGCTATGACGCGCTGAGCACGGCCGCGGAGGAATCGGTGGAGGCGCGGCGCAAGCTGCCGAAGGCGATGATGCTGTCGCTGGCGGTCTCCATGGTGCTGTACGTGCTGGTCTGCGTCGTGCTCACCGGGATGCAGCGCTACAGCGAGCTCAATCCGAACAGCGGCATCTCCAGCGCGTTCCGGAGCGTGGGGCTGAGCGGGCTGGCCAATGTGATCGCCGTCGGCGCGGTCATCGGCATCGTCACCGTGACCTTCTCCTTCATGATGGGCGCCGCCCGCCTGTGGTACGCCCTCAGCCGCGACGGGCTGATGCCGGCGTGGTTCGGCGCCATCCATCCCCGGCGCAAGGTCCCGCACCGCGCCACCTGGCTGATCGGCATCGTGTCGGCCGTGCTGGCGGGTCTGCTGCCCATCAACGCGGTCGCGGAACTCACCAACATCGGCGTGCTGCTGGCGTTCGTGGTGGTCTCCGCCTCCGTGCTGGTCCTGCGCTACCGCAAGCCGCATCTCCAGCGCGGGTTCCGCTGCCCGGGAATGCCGGTGGTGCCCGTCCTCGGAATGGCCTTCTCGGTCTGGCTGATGTCGTTCCTGCAGTGGGAGACCTGGGTGCGGCTCGGCGGCTGGCTGGTCGTCGGCCTGGCCCTCTACGCCGGCTACGGATACCGCCGCACCCGCACGGTGATGCCGGGCGGCTCGGTGGACCTCGACGACCTCGACCGGATGTCGGAGTCCGACGACCCCGCGCCCGCGCCCACCCCGTGA
- the amaB gene encoding L-piperidine-6-carboxylate dehydrogenase yields the protein MTRTILPTTEDLRTRARAGLAALGVTVPEGDDFAARSPITGEDLFGLRAATAAGTEEAVAATREAFLAWRTTPAPRRGELVRRLGELLRDHKGELADLITIEAGKIRSEALGEVQEMIDICDFAVGLSRQLYGRTIASERPGHRLAETWHPLGVVGVISAFNFPAAVWSWNTAVALACGDTVIWKPSELTSLISLACDRLLARAAEDVGAPRDVHRLLLGDRTVGEKLVDDPRIALISATGSTRMGREVGPRVAARFGRSLLELGGNNAAVVTPSADLDLAVQGIVFAAAGTAGQRCTTLRRLIVHRDIADTLIARLTAAYQKLPIGDPFDETTLVGPLISTAALDTMQDALTRAQAEGGKILAGGNRRLADAAPRAGYVEPVIVRVDEQTDVVREETFAPILYVQTYETLEEAIALHNDVPQGLSSSIFTRDQQEAELFLSAEGSDCGIANVNIGTSGAEIGGAFGGEKETGGGRESGSDAWRAYMRSATNTINYSSRLALAQNVSFL from the coding sequence ATGACCCGCACCATCCTCCCCACCACCGAGGACCTGCGCACCCGTGCCCGCGCCGGCCTCGCCGCCCTCGGCGTCACCGTCCCGGAGGGCGATGACTTCGCCGCCCGCAGCCCGATCACCGGCGAGGACCTCTTCGGCCTGCGCGCGGCCACCGCCGCCGGCACCGAGGAGGCCGTCGCCGCCACCCGCGAGGCGTTCCTCGCCTGGCGCACCACCCCCGCGCCCCGCCGCGGTGAACTGGTGCGCCGCCTGGGTGAGTTGCTGCGCGACCACAAGGGTGAGCTGGCCGACCTCATCACCATCGAAGCGGGCAAGATCCGCTCCGAGGCGCTCGGCGAGGTCCAGGAGATGATCGACATCTGCGACTTCGCCGTCGGCCTGTCCCGTCAGCTCTACGGCCGCACGATCGCCTCCGAGCGCCCCGGCCACCGGCTCGCCGAGACCTGGCACCCGCTCGGCGTGGTGGGCGTGATCTCCGCGTTCAACTTCCCCGCCGCGGTGTGGTCGTGGAACACCGCCGTCGCGCTGGCCTGCGGTGACACCGTGATCTGGAAGCCCTCGGAGCTCACCTCGCTGATCTCGCTCGCCTGCGACCGGCTGCTGGCGCGGGCCGCCGAGGACGTCGGCGCCCCCCGCGATGTGCACCGCCTGCTGCTGGGCGACCGCACCGTCGGCGAAAAGCTCGTCGACGACCCCCGTATCGCGCTGATCAGCGCCACCGGCTCCACCCGCATGGGACGCGAGGTCGGCCCCCGCGTCGCCGCCCGCTTCGGACGCAGCCTGCTCGAACTCGGCGGCAACAACGCGGCCGTGGTCACCCCCTCCGCCGACCTCGACCTCGCCGTGCAGGGCATCGTCTTCGCCGCGGCCGGCACCGCGGGCCAGCGCTGCACCACCCTGCGGCGCCTCATCGTCCACCGCGACATCGCCGACACCCTCATCGCCCGGCTGACCGCCGCCTACCAGAAGCTCCCCATCGGCGACCCGTTCGACGAGACCACCCTCGTCGGCCCGCTGATCTCCACCGCCGCCCTGGACACCATGCAGGACGCCCTCACCCGGGCGCAGGCCGAGGGCGGCAAGATCCTCGCGGGCGGCAACCGGCGCCTCGCCGACGCCGCGCCCCGGGCCGGATACGTCGAACCCGTCATCGTCCGCGTCGACGAACAGACCGACGTCGTCCGCGAGGAGACCTTCGCCCCCATCCTGTACGTGCAGACCTACGAGACCCTGGAGGAGGCCATCGCACTGCACAACGACGTCCCGCAGGGCCTCTCGTCCAGCATCTTCACCCGCGACCAGCAGGAGGCCGAACTCTTCCTGTCCGCGGAGGGCTCCGACTGCGGCATCGCCAACGTCAACATCGGCACCTCGGGCGCCGAGATCGGCGGGGCCTTCGGCGGGGAGAAGGAGACCGGCGGCGGCCGCGAATCCGGCTCCGACGCCTGGCGCGCCTACATGCGCTCCGCCACCAACACCATCAACTACTCCAGCCGCCTCGCCCTCGCCCAGAACGTCAGCTTCCTCTAG
- a CDS encoding M28 family peptidase — translation MVFRRLAVAGVSLAATLQAAVLPLAPTAAAAPQAAQPLHPPLRAISAVDRAAHHTTARTRAAEAPDIDVAKVQAHLTELNAIAARNGGTRKSSGQGYRDSVAYAKAKLQAAGYTVTEQPCTSGCATGAGPNLIAEWPQGDAGKVYMFGSHLDSVGAGPGINDNGSGSAALLETALTLAQQHPAMAARVRFGWWTDEEQGLNGSDFYVGSLSSAERSKIKAYYNFDMIASLNGGYFINHLTSAAAQPMKAYWDSLGLQPEENTEGAGRSDDYSFEQAGIPTSGYAMGASARKTSAQAAKWGGTANRAYDSCYHQSCDTTSNINATGLDRSVDGIAATLWKVAVTDTAPANDFSLTAGPAAGSVDPGASTTSTISTATTSGSAQTVTLSASGAPAGVTVSFSPASVTSGGSSTMTLATTSGAAPGTYPLTVTGTGSVTHTTPYTLTIKGAGGCTAQQLLANGGFENGTTPWTGDTGAIGAHAGQSAHSGSRFAWLGGYGSSATDTLSQSVTVPAGCSKATLTYWLHIDTDETDRTAYDTFKVMVGSTTLTTLSNTDASSGYTQRSLDLSRYAGQRITLTFTATEDSSLQSSFVVDDATLQTG, via the coding sequence ATGGTGTTCCGAAGACTCGCGGTGGCCGGCGTCTCCCTCGCCGCCACCCTCCAGGCAGCCGTGCTGCCCCTCGCCCCCACCGCTGCGGCCGCCCCGCAGGCCGCCCAGCCGCTCCACCCGCCCCTCAGGGCGATATCGGCCGTCGACCGGGCCGCGCACCACACCACCGCCCGCACCCGGGCCGCCGAAGCCCCCGACATCGACGTGGCCAAGGTCCAGGCGCATCTGACCGAGCTGAACGCCATCGCCGCCCGCAACGGCGGCACCCGCAAATCCAGCGGCCAGGGCTACCGGGACTCGGTCGCCTACGCCAAGGCCAAGCTGCAGGCCGCCGGTTACACCGTCACCGAACAGCCCTGCACCTCCGGCTGCGCCACCGGCGCCGGCCCCAACCTGATCGCCGAATGGCCGCAGGGCGACGCCGGCAAGGTCTACATGTTCGGCTCGCACCTCGACAGCGTCGGCGCGGGACCGGGCATCAACGACAACGGCTCCGGCTCCGCCGCGCTGCTGGAAACGGCACTCACCCTCGCCCAGCAGCACCCCGCCATGGCGGCCCGCGTCCGCTTCGGCTGGTGGACGGACGAGGAACAGGGCCTCAACGGCTCCGACTTCTACGTGGGCTCCCTCTCCTCCGCCGAGCGGTCGAAGATCAAGGCGTACTACAACTTCGACATGATCGCCTCGCTCAACGGCGGCTACTTCATCAACCACCTGACCTCGGCGGCCGCCCAGCCGATGAAGGCGTACTGGGACTCACTGGGCCTCCAGCCCGAGGAGAACACCGAGGGCGCAGGACGCTCCGACGACTACTCCTTCGAGCAGGCGGGCATCCCCACCTCCGGATACGCGATGGGCGCCAGTGCCCGGAAGACCTCCGCGCAGGCGGCCAAGTGGGGCGGCACCGCGAACCGCGCCTACGACTCCTGCTACCACCAGTCCTGCGACACCACCAGCAACATCAACGCCACCGGGCTCGACCGCAGCGTCGACGGCATCGCCGCCACCCTCTGGAAGGTCGCCGTCACCGACACCGCACCGGCGAACGACTTCTCCCTGACCGCCGGCCCCGCCGCCGGCAGCGTCGACCCCGGCGCCTCGACCACCAGCACCATCTCCACGGCCACCACCAGCGGATCCGCCCAGACGGTGACGCTGTCGGCCTCGGGCGCTCCGGCCGGTGTGACCGTCTCCTTCAGCCCCGCCTCGGTCACCTCCGGCGGCAGCTCCACCATGACCCTCGCCACGACGTCGGGCGCGGCGCCCGGCACCTACCCCCTCACCGTCACCGGCACCGGGTCCGTCACCCACACCACGCCGTACACCCTGACGATCAAGGGCGCCGGCGGCTGCACCGCCCAACAGCTCCTCGCCAACGGCGGGTTCGAGAACGGCACCACCCCCTGGACCGGTGACACCGGCGCGATCGGCGCCCACGCCGGCCAGTCCGCCCACAGCGGCAGCCGCTTCGCCTGGCTCGGCGGCTACGGCTCCTCCGCCACCGACACCCTCAGCCAGTCGGTGACCGTGCCCGCCGGATGCAGCAAGGCCACCCTGACGTACTGGCTGCACATCGACACCGACGAGACCGACCGCACCGCCTACGACACCTTCAAGGTCATGGTGGGCAGCACCACCCTGACGACCCTCTCCAACACCGACGCGTCCAGCGGCTACACCCAGCGCTCCCTGGACCTGAGCCGGTACGCCGGCCAGCGGATCACGCTGACCTTCACCGCCACCGAGGACTCCAGCCTCCAGAGCAGCTTCGTCGTCGACGACGCGACCCTGCAGACCGGCTGA
- a CDS encoding NAD(P)/FAD-dependent oxidoreductase, which yields MSSTSRTVPPTADVVIVGGGVMGTSIAFHLAEAGVTDIVVIERGELGSGSSGKPIGGVRAQFSDPLNIALGSRSLRAWQDFGQRPGADIRLDDVGYLFLLTSERQAADFETSVRIQNELGVPSRIIGPHEAHRLCPYVTTDGLVAAAYSPTDGHARPGLAVRGYARAAARAGAAFATHTTVTGLDTTGDRVTAVHTDHGRITCSTVICAAGAWSARLGEMAGVHLPVRPVRRQLAFTVPLAPPAPRIPFTIDFDSTAYFHNSDDGLLFGLADPGQADGFDTTWTPDWLTLFRAAARRRAPALADMETNGGWAGLYEVTPDHNALIGRAGTPHNFLYATGFSGHGFLQAPAVGEIVRDLHLERTPFLDVTPFGADRFTTGAETRPEIHVV from the coding sequence ATGTCATCCACCTCCCGCACCGTGCCGCCGACTGCCGACGTCGTGATCGTCGGCGGCGGTGTGATGGGCACCAGCATCGCCTTCCACCTGGCCGAGGCCGGGGTGACCGACATCGTCGTCATCGAGCGCGGCGAACTGGGCAGCGGCAGCTCGGGCAAGCCGATCGGCGGGGTGCGGGCGCAGTTCTCCGACCCGCTCAACATCGCGCTGGGCAGCAGGAGTCTGCGGGCCTGGCAGGACTTCGGACAGCGCCCCGGCGCCGACATCCGGCTGGACGACGTCGGCTACCTCTTCCTGCTCACCAGCGAGCGGCAGGCCGCCGACTTCGAGACCTCGGTCCGGATCCAGAACGAACTCGGCGTCCCCAGCCGCATCATCGGCCCCCACGAGGCACATCGGCTGTGCCCCTACGTCACCACCGACGGGCTGGTGGCCGCCGCCTACTCGCCGACCGACGGCCACGCCCGGCCCGGACTCGCGGTCCGCGGCTACGCACGCGCCGCCGCCCGGGCCGGCGCCGCCTTCGCCACGCACACCACCGTCACCGGCCTCGACACCACGGGAGACCGGGTCACGGCCGTCCACACCGATCACGGCCGGATCACCTGCTCCACCGTCATCTGTGCCGCGGGCGCCTGGTCCGCGCGGCTCGGTGAGATGGCAGGTGTCCACCTCCCCGTGCGCCCGGTGCGCCGCCAGCTGGCCTTCACCGTGCCGCTCGCGCCGCCCGCCCCGCGCATCCCCTTCACCATCGACTTCGACTCGACGGCCTACTTCCACAACAGCGACGACGGCCTGCTGTTCGGCCTCGCCGACCCAGGCCAGGCCGACGGCTTCGACACCACCTGGACACCGGACTGGCTCACCCTGTTCCGCGCCGCCGCCCGGCGCAGGGCCCCCGCCCTCGCCGACATGGAGACCAACGGCGGCTGGGCCGGACTGTACGAGGTCACCCCGGACCACAACGCACTGATCGGCCGCGCCGGTACACCGCACAACTTCCTGTACGCCACCGGGTTCTCCGGCCATGGCTTCCTGCAGGCACCGGCCGTCGGCGAGATCGTGCGCGACCTCCACCTGGAGCGCACCCCGTTCCTCGACGTCACCCCCTTCGGCGCCGACCGCTTCACCACCGGCGCCGAGACCCGCCCCGAAATCCACGTGGTGTGA
- a CDS encoding LysR family transcriptional regulator has protein sequence MDWTSAQLRSLVELTRRGTITAAAQALGYTPGGVSQQIAALEKAAGMELLRRVGRRVELTDAGRTLACHAERILATEAEAVEALERTRHEISGVLQVGLFATAAAEILPRALQEVRRVHPGLTVHSRDMDVDEVHDAVASGAVDLALGLDYPDVPIPREPALQVRQLYRERFSLAVPAGSLDGREVIGLAETQELGWILPSADSYYGRAVRTACRRAGVEPRVRHEVTDTAATLALVEAGIGVSTVTDLMLGLRASRLDVVRLREKVERHIVVMCRSSVEHRPTVAALIDVLRAVSEARRGPAARRDP, from the coding sequence ATGGACTGGACGAGTGCCCAGCTGCGGTCCCTGGTGGAGCTGACCAGGCGCGGCACGATCACCGCGGCGGCACAGGCCCTTGGATACACGCCCGGTGGGGTCTCCCAGCAGATCGCCGCGCTGGAGAAAGCGGCCGGTATGGAGCTGCTGCGGCGGGTCGGGCGGCGGGTGGAGCTGACCGACGCCGGCCGGACGCTGGCATGCCACGCCGAGCGGATCCTGGCGACGGAGGCGGAGGCCGTCGAGGCGCTGGAGCGCACCCGGCACGAGATCTCCGGGGTGCTGCAGGTGGGCCTGTTCGCCACGGCGGCGGCCGAGATCCTGCCGCGGGCGCTGCAGGAGGTGCGGCGGGTGCATCCGGGGCTGACGGTGCACAGCCGTGACATGGACGTGGACGAGGTGCACGACGCGGTCGCGTCCGGAGCGGTGGACCTGGCGCTCGGCCTGGACTACCCGGACGTGCCGATTCCGCGCGAGCCCGCGCTGCAGGTGCGGCAGCTGTACCGCGAGCGCTTCTCGCTGGCGGTGCCCGCCGGGTCGCTGGACGGCCGCGAGGTGATCGGCCTGGCGGAGACCCAGGAGCTGGGGTGGATCCTGCCGTCGGCGGACAGCTACTACGGCCGCGCGGTGCGCACCGCGTGCCGGCGGGCGGGCGTCGAGCCCCGCGTCCGGCACGAGGTGACCGACACAGCCGCCACGCTGGCGCTCGTCGAGGCGGGGATCGGGGTGAGCACGGTGACGGATCTGATGCTGGGCCTGCGCGCCTCCCGTCTCGATGTCGTACGGCTGCGGGAGAAGGTCGAGCGGCACATCGTGGTGATGTGCCGTTCCTCCGTCGAGCACCGGCCGACGGTGGCGGCGTTGATCGACGTCCTGCGGGCGGTGTCCGAAGCCCGGCGCGGCCCGGCGGCCCGCCGCGATCCGTAG
- a CDS encoding LysR family transcriptional regulator translates to MLKPLHLLTLKAVVRSASFALAARDLGYTASAISQQISALEKETGLVLFEREAHGIRPTAAAHRLVDLSTHVLAAMDDLDHQVQELATGATGRLRLGSFPTADVRLVPAALSALVESHPRARIQLEEGEPEELVTALSHGDLDVALVFEYGLSPRQWPAGLARHHLLREDLVLLRARDSGLGGQLSQLSGARWITSREDTAGARSFVRLCAAAGFEAAVAFRSNNYDVVRELVSAGLGVAVVPALGHVPGDGIEATRVTQRSAHRTVMALYRSENSNPLLPAVLRCLRRAVPTGEPYLHPAPAG, encoded by the coding sequence TTGCTGAAGCCACTGCATCTGCTCACCCTCAAGGCCGTCGTCCGCAGCGCCTCGTTCGCCCTGGCGGCCCGTGACCTCGGCTACACCGCCTCCGCCATCTCTCAGCAGATCTCCGCGCTGGAGAAGGAGACCGGCCTGGTGCTGTTCGAGCGCGAGGCGCACGGCATCCGTCCCACGGCCGCGGCGCACCGGCTGGTCGACCTCAGCACCCATGTGCTGGCGGCCATGGACGACCTGGACCACCAGGTGCAGGAACTGGCCACCGGCGCCACCGGCCGGCTGCGGCTGGGCAGTTTCCCCACCGCCGACGTGCGGCTGGTGCCCGCCGCCCTGTCCGCGCTCGTCGAGAGCCACCCGCGGGCGCGGATCCAACTGGAGGAGGGCGAGCCCGAGGAGCTCGTCACCGCGCTCAGCCACGGCGACCTCGATGTCGCGCTGGTCTTCGAGTACGGCCTCAGCCCCCGCCAGTGGCCCGCCGGCCTCGCCCGCCACCACCTGCTGCGCGAGGACCTCGTCCTGCTCCGGGCCCGTGACAGCGGACTCGGCGGCCAGCTGTCCCAGCTGTCCGGGGCCCGCTGGATCACCAGCCGGGAGGACACCGCCGGGGCCCGCTCGTTCGTCCGCCTCTGCGCCGCTGCGGGGTTCGAGGCCGCCGTCGCCTTCCGCAGCAACAACTACGACGTGGTGCGGGAACTGGTCTCCGCGGGCCTCGGCGTGGCCGTGGTCCCGGCGCTCGGCCATGTGCCCGGCGACGGCATCGAGGCGACCCGGGTCACCCAGCGCTCCGCGCACCGCACGGTGATGGCGCTGTACCGCAGCGAGAACAGCAACCCGCTGCTGCCCGCCGTGCTCCGCTGCCTGCGGCGCGCGGTGCCCACAGGCGAGCCGTACCTGCATCCCGCGCCTGCCGGGTGA